In Acidobacteriota bacterium, one genomic interval encodes:
- a CDS encoding serine/threonine protein kinase yields the protein MAAADVLPSSIGRYEIVRLLGKGGMGEVFLATDPALGRRVAIKVLPAALQQDAKMRGRFMNEARAVAALNHPNVITLHDLALADERDAGFPPGALYLVLEYLEGKGLDEIMDVRRLGVGECVDIAIQVLEGLKAAHQNRILHRDITPANVMLAPDGRAKLLDFGLSKILLEGARDASKATRHTGEGMIVGTLDYLSPEQALGGELDERSDLFSFGIVFYQMLAGVHPFSGASVTQMVAKMMTKEADPWPEPDNVPDVVKQIVARALKKDASERYGSAGQMILDLLMARRELAARPARGAVTREVPAALPPPAIRPPVPPAVVPTSPGAALTESTAPMTRPKRTASLKPARSVRRGPLLLLAAAVLLLAAGGAALVAARGCARLAPAGAAGPR from the coding sequence GTGGCTGCAGCGGACGTTCTCCCCAGCAGCATCGGCCGGTACGAGATCGTCCGCCTGCTCGGCAAGGGCGGGATGGGGGAAGTTTTCCTCGCCACCGACCCCGCGCTCGGCCGCCGCGTTGCGATCAAGGTCCTGCCCGCGGCTCTCCAGCAGGACGCGAAGATGCGCGGGCGTTTCATGAACGAAGCACGGGCCGTCGCGGCCCTCAACCACCCGAACGTCATCACGCTGCACGACCTCGCGCTCGCGGACGAGCGGGACGCGGGCTTTCCGCCCGGAGCGCTCTACCTCGTCCTCGAGTACCTCGAAGGCAAGGGCCTCGACGAGATCATGGACGTCCGCAGGCTCGGCGTGGGCGAGTGCGTCGACATCGCGATCCAGGTCCTCGAGGGTCTCAAGGCCGCGCACCAGAATCGCATCCTCCACCGGGACATCACGCCGGCGAACGTCATGCTCGCGCCCGACGGCCGCGCCAAGCTCCTCGACTTCGGCCTCAGCAAGATCCTCCTCGAGGGCGCGCGCGACGCGTCCAAGGCGACGCGGCACACGGGCGAGGGGATGATCGTCGGAACGCTCGACTACCTCTCCCCCGAGCAGGCGCTCGGCGGAGAGCTCGACGAGCGCTCGGACCTCTTCTCGTTCGGGATCGTCTTCTACCAGATGCTCGCCGGCGTGCATCCGTTCTCGGGCGCGAGCGTGACGCAGATGGTCGCCAAAATGATGACGAAGGAAGCCGACCCGTGGCCCGAGCCGGACAACGTGCCCGACGTCGTCAAACAGATCGTCGCGCGCGCGCTCAAGAAGGATGCGTCCGAGCGGTACGGGAGCGCCGGGCAGATGATCCTCGACCTCCTCATGGCGCGGCGCGAGCTCGCGGCGCGGCCCGCCCGCGGCGCCGTGACGCGCGAGGTCCCCGCGGCCCTGCCGCCCCCGGCGATCCGGCCTCCGGTTCCGCCCGCCGTGGTTCCGACGAGCCCCGGCGCGGCCCTGACCGAATCCACCGCGCCGATGACGCGCCCGAAGAGAACGGCGAGCCTGAAGCCGGCGCGCTCGGTCCGCCGCGGGCCGCTCCTCCTGCTCGCCGCCGCGGTGCTCCTCCTCGCGGCCGGGGGCGCGGCTCTCGTCGCGGCGCGCGGGTGCGCGCGCCTGGCTCCCGCGGGAGCAGCAGGCCCGCGCTGA
- a CDS encoding GNAT family N-acetyltransferase: protein MVRSVREFPPGAVAPYPEADASDEVLKDGTRVHLRPIRQDEGPHLLELYDRLSPESLYFRFFAVPDKDRSKAEYLARVDYVNRYALVAEIDGVLVGVARWERDLSAPTRAEVAFTVADAQQGKGLGSLLFRRLAALARVHGIEIFDAEVLPSNEKMLRVFERSGLEQTSRRESQALKVSLTLGSAPPA, encoded by the coding sequence TTGGTTCGTTCGGTCCGGGAGTTCCCGCCCGGGGCAGTCGCCCCGTACCCCGAGGCGGACGCTTCGGATGAGGTGCTGAAGGACGGCACGCGCGTCCACCTGCGGCCGATCCGGCAGGACGAGGGCCCGCACCTCCTCGAGCTCTACGACCGCCTCTCCCCCGAGAGCCTCTATTTCCGGTTCTTCGCCGTGCCCGACAAGGACCGCTCGAAGGCCGAGTACCTCGCGCGCGTCGACTACGTGAACCGCTACGCGCTCGTCGCCGAGATCGACGGCGTCCTCGTCGGCGTCGCGCGCTGGGAGCGCGACCTCTCCGCCCCGACGCGCGCCGAGGTCGCCTTCACGGTCGCGGACGCCCAGCAGGGAAAGGGGCTCGGTTCGCTTCTCTTCCGGCGGCTCGCGGCCCTCGCTCGCGTCCACGGGATCGAGATCTTCGACGCGGAAGTCCTGCCGAGCAACGAGAAGATGCTGCGCGTCTTCGAGCGGTCGGGGCTCGAGCAGACGTCCCGGCGCGAGTCTCAGGCCCTGAAGGTGTCGCTCACCCTGGGATCCGCGCCACCCGCCTGA
- a CDS encoding P-II family nitrogen regulator, whose product MKLITTIIRPEKLADVKAALFRAGVTGISLSRVQGHGGEHDTVEQYRGTTLVFEFVEKVRIDIAVSEPFVEPAIEAIVAAARTGEVGDGKIFVQPLERVIRIRTGEQDVQALTPISAEEVKAKALKAGREDV is encoded by the coding sequence ATGAAGCTCATCACGACCATCATCCGGCCGGAGAAGCTCGCGGACGTCAAGGCCGCGCTCTTCCGGGCGGGTGTCACGGGCATCTCGCTCTCGCGCGTGCAGGGGCACGGCGGCGAGCACGACACGGTCGAGCAGTACCGCGGGACGACGCTCGTCTTCGAGTTCGTCGAGAAGGTGCGGATCGACATCGCGGTCTCCGAGCCGTTCGTCGAGCCCGCGATCGAGGCGATCGTCGCGGCGGCGCGCACGGGCGAGGTCGGCGACGGGAAGATCTTCGTCCAGCCGCTCGAGCGCGTGATCCGGATCCGCACGGGCGAGCAGGACGTCCAGGCCCTCACGCCGATCTCGGCCGAGGAAGTGAAGGCGAAGGCGCTGAAGGCCGGCAGGGAGGACGTGTGA
- a CDS encoding ammonium transporter, which translates to MNAPAISAGDTAWVLAAAALVFVMNPGLAFFYAGLVRRKNTLNTLMMTYVAMGVGAVVWMVAGYSLAFAPGSPFLGGLKWLGLSGVGGAPEPAYAATIPALAFFAFQGMFATITPALVSGAIVERMSFRAYVIFLALWSLVVYAPVAHWVWGTGGFLRAWGALDFAGGTVVHVTAGTAALVAAKMLGPRQDFKRIALIPHNVPYVLLGAGLLWFGWFGFNAGSALAANGTASLAFVTTNAGAAAAVLTWLALERAIGGHATAVGAATGAVVGLVGITPGAGFVSPLSALAIGALTACASFAALRLRGRTSLDDTLDVFACHGIGGITGSLLTGVFASKAANPDGGNGLLFGNAALFGIQAATVGVVFAYTLLMTALVLVVIRAVTPLRVELHAELDGLDRRVHGEEAYRGGSAAGGLGESVILHPSERVKT; encoded by the coding sequence GTGAACGCTCCGGCGATCAGCGCCGGCGACACCGCGTGGGTCCTCGCCGCCGCCGCGCTCGTCTTCGTCATGAACCCCGGGCTCGCGTTCTTCTACGCCGGGCTCGTCCGGCGCAAGAACACCCTCAATACGCTCATGATGACGTACGTCGCGATGGGCGTCGGCGCCGTCGTCTGGATGGTCGCAGGCTACTCGCTCGCCTTCGCGCCCGGCTCACCGTTCCTCGGCGGCCTCAAGTGGCTTGGCCTCTCGGGAGTCGGCGGCGCGCCCGAGCCCGCCTACGCGGCGACGATTCCGGCGCTCGCGTTCTTCGCGTTCCAGGGGATGTTCGCGACGATCACGCCCGCGCTCGTGTCGGGCGCGATCGTCGAGCGGATGAGCTTCCGCGCCTACGTCATCTTCCTGGCGCTCTGGAGCCTCGTCGTCTACGCCCCCGTCGCGCACTGGGTCTGGGGGACGGGCGGGTTCCTCCGGGCGTGGGGCGCCCTCGACTTCGCAGGCGGCACGGTCGTCCACGTGACGGCGGGGACGGCGGCGCTCGTCGCCGCGAAGATGCTCGGGCCCCGCCAGGACTTCAAGCGGATCGCCCTCATCCCGCACAACGTCCCCTACGTCCTCCTCGGCGCCGGCCTCCTGTGGTTCGGGTGGTTCGGCTTCAACGCGGGGTCGGCGCTCGCGGCCAACGGCACCGCGTCGCTCGCCTTCGTGACGACGAACGCGGGAGCCGCCGCCGCCGTGCTCACCTGGCTCGCTCTCGAGCGCGCGATCGGCGGGCACGCGACGGCCGTCGGCGCCGCGACCGGCGCCGTCGTCGGCCTCGTCGGGATCACGCCGGGCGCCGGCTTCGTCTCGCCGCTCTCGGCCCTCGCGATCGGCGCCCTGACGGCGTGTGCGAGCTTCGCGGCGCTGCGCCTGCGCGGGCGCACGTCACTCGACGACACGCTCGACGTCTTCGCCTGCCACGGCATCGGCGGGATCACGGGCTCGCTCCTGACGGGCGTCTTTGCGTCGAAGGCCGCGAACCCCGACGGCGGCAACGGCCTCCTCTTCGGGAACGCCGCCCTCTTCGGAATCCAGGCCGCAACGGTCGGCGTCGTCTTCGCCTATACGCTTCTCATGACGGCCCTCGTCCTCGTCGTCATCAGGGCCGTGACGCCGCTGCGTGTCGAGCTGCACGCCGAGCTGGACGGGCTGGACCGGCGCGTCCACGGCGAAGAGGCCTATCGCGGCGGCAGCGCGGCGGGCGGCCTCGGCGAGAGCGTGATCCTGCACCCGTCCGAGCGCGTGAAAACCTAG
- the malQ gene encoding 4-alpha-glucanotransferase, producing the protein MSKPTREAGILLHPTSLPSRFGIGDLGPGADAFLDWAASAGLRIWQVLPLGPPGAHDSPYAGLSAFAGNPLLVSPDWLLEEGLLPASALEGAPSFPEDRVDFAAVHAFKERVLRACFAHAKSMGASVTDAVARFAASPAHASWLADWALFAALRGAHGDAGWTEWPAALVAREEGALEESRKEHADEIAFHVFAQFLFFRQWERVKRGANARGISILGDLPIYAALDSADVWSQRRLFAVDANGRPETVAGVPPDDFTEDGQLWGHPLYRWDVLAEESFDWWIERVRANLRLADLVRLDHFRGFAGYWEIPARAESAREGRWATGPGLMLFLAIRHALGDVPIVAEDLGEITDDVRSLLATLGFPGMKVLQFAFSEMDSEHLPHHHLPNAVVYSGTHDNDASLSWYASLPPDAQERFRDYFGVDGKDPAGVLVRAAYASVADRAVVPLQDVLALGSEARMNVPGRADGNWAWRAPKDAFRPGVAARLLRLAELTGRVAIAP; encoded by the coding sequence ATGTCGAAGCCCACGCGCGAAGCCGGGATCCTGCTGCACCCGACGTCGCTGCCGTCCCGTTTCGGGATCGGCGACCTCGGACCCGGGGCCGACGCGTTCCTCGACTGGGCCGCCTCCGCGGGCCTCCGGATCTGGCAGGTCCTCCCGCTCGGCCCGCCCGGTGCGCACGACTCCCCGTACGCGGGCCTCTCCGCCTTCGCCGGCAACCCGCTGCTCGTCTCGCCCGACTGGCTCCTCGAGGAAGGGCTCCTCCCCGCCTCGGCGCTCGAGGGCGCACCCTCGTTCCCGGAGGACCGCGTGGACTTCGCGGCGGTGCACGCGTTCAAGGAGCGCGTCCTGCGCGCCTGCTTCGCCCACGCGAAGTCGATGGGCGCGAGCGTGACGGACGCGGTCGCCCGTTTCGCGGCTTCGCCCGCGCACGCCTCGTGGCTCGCCGACTGGGCCCTCTTCGCGGCGCTCCGCGGCGCGCACGGCGACGCGGGGTGGACGGAGTGGCCGGCGGCGCTCGTGGCGCGCGAGGAAGGCGCGCTCGAGGAATCCCGGAAGGAGCACGCGGACGAGATCGCGTTCCATGTCTTCGCGCAGTTCCTCTTCTTCCGGCAGTGGGAAAGGGTCAAGCGGGGCGCCAACGCGCGCGGGATCTCGATCCTCGGCGACCTCCCGATCTACGCCGCGCTCGACAGCGCCGACGTCTGGTCCCAGCGGCGGCTCTTCGCGGTGGACGCGAATGGCCGGCCCGAGACCGTCGCCGGCGTCCCGCCCGACGACTTCACCGAGGACGGGCAGCTCTGGGGCCACCCGCTCTACCGGTGGGACGTCCTCGCCGAAGAGTCCTTCGACTGGTGGATCGAGCGCGTCCGCGCGAACCTCCGCCTCGCGGACCTCGTCAGGCTCGACCACTTCCGAGGTTTCGCGGGCTACTGGGAGATCCCGGCGAGGGCAGAGTCCGCCCGCGAGGGCCGCTGGGCCACGGGGCCCGGCCTCATGCTCTTCCTCGCGATCCGGCACGCGCTCGGAGACGTCCCGATCGTCGCCGAGGATCTCGGCGAGATCACGGACGACGTGCGGAGTCTCCTCGCGACGCTCGGCTTTCCGGGGATGAAGGTCCTCCAGTTCGCGTTCAGCGAGATGGACAGCGAGCACCTCCCCCACCATCACCTCCCGAACGCGGTCGTGTACTCGGGCACCCACGACAACGACGCCTCTCTCTCGTGGTACGCCTCCCTGCCCCCTGATGCGCAGGAGCGCTTCCGCGACTACTTCGGCGTGGACGGAAAGGACCCCGCGGGCGTCCTCGTCCGCGCCGCGTACGCGTCCGTCGCGGATCGCGCGGTCGTCCCGCTCCAGGACGTGCTTGCGCTCGGCTCGGAGGCGCGCATGAACGTGCCGGGGCGCGCGGACGGCAACTGGGCGTGGCGCGCCCCGAAGGACGCGTTCCGGCCCGGGGTCGCGGCCCGCCTCCTCCGCCTCGCGGAGCTGACAGGCCGCGTCGCGATCGCGCCCTAG
- a CDS encoding carboxylate-amine ligase translates to MPRPPFSSELSLERELAEFETLKPRLLEVWDSIAGRDEEPHTSVVVPSLTLDQAELTKLDGASFYEERLLFLLIRLRNPRARVVFVTSQPVHPLVLEYYFQLLVGIPASHARSRLTLLCAHDASPRSLTEKILERPRLIERIRAGIPDRSRAYLTVFNSTPLERRLAVLLGIPLNGVDPALSHFGTKSGSRKVFREAGIACPEGHEDLQGDADLETALVDLKRRNPALRKAVVKLNDSFSGEGNAIFRYPEGTTDAAAVRAGLPRLEFSVGWETWDDFHAKFRRMGGIAEEFLEGAFKESPSVQVRTGPHGDVLPISTHDQVLGGPSGQVFLGCLFPAADGYRREITQAALKIGAVLAAHGVVSRFAVDFLAVKDREDEPWRLSALEINLRMGGTTHPYLALQFLTGGRLDPESGLFLSPRGSPKFYRATDNLQSEAYRGLLPEDLIEIVTINALHYSHNSESGVLFHLIGALSQYGKLGMTAIGNSRDEVEALYDKTLRILDRETAIGR, encoded by the coding sequence ATCCCGAGGCCGCCGTTTTCGTCCGAGCTGTCCCTGGAACGCGAGCTCGCCGAGTTCGAAACGCTGAAGCCGCGCCTCCTCGAGGTCTGGGACTCGATCGCGGGCCGCGACGAGGAGCCCCACACGTCGGTCGTGGTGCCGTCGCTGACGCTCGACCAGGCCGAGCTGACGAAGCTGGACGGGGCGAGTTTCTACGAGGAGCGCCTCCTCTTCCTCCTGATCCGCCTGCGCAACCCCCGCGCCCGGGTGGTGTTCGTCACGTCCCAGCCCGTTCACCCGCTCGTTCTCGAGTACTACTTCCAGCTCCTCGTCGGCATCCCCGCGAGCCACGCCCGGAGCCGGCTCACGCTGCTTTGCGCGCACGACGCCTCGCCCCGGTCGCTCACCGAGAAGATTCTCGAGCGTCCGCGGCTCATCGAGCGCATCCGCGCGGGCATTCCCGACCGTTCGCGGGCCTACCTCACGGTCTTCAACTCGACCCCGCTCGAGCGGCGGCTCGCCGTGCTCCTCGGCATCCCGCTGAACGGCGTCGACCCGGCGCTCAGCCACTTCGGCACGAAGTCCGGCAGCCGGAAGGTCTTCCGCGAGGCCGGTATCGCGTGCCCGGAGGGCCACGAGGACCTGCAGGGCGACGCGGACCTCGAGACGGCTCTCGTCGACCTCAAGCGACGCAATCCCGCTCTCCGGAAGGCGGTCGTGAAGCTCAACGACAGCTTCTCCGGCGAAGGCAACGCGATCTTCCGTTACCCGGAGGGGACGACCGACGCCGCTGCCGTCCGCGCGGGGCTCCCGAGGCTCGAGTTCTCGGTGGGGTGGGAGACGTGGGACGACTTCCACGCGAAATTCCGGCGCATGGGCGGCATCGCGGAGGAATTCCTCGAAGGTGCTTTCAAGGAGTCTCCCTCCGTCCAGGTCCGCACGGGGCCGCACGGCGACGTCCTCCCGATCTCCACTCACGATCAGGTCCTCGGCGGGCCGAGCGGCCAGGTCTTCCTCGGCTGCCTCTTCCCCGCCGCGGACGGCTACCGGCGGGAGATCACGCAGGCCGCCCTGAAGATCGGCGCCGTGCTCGCGGCGCACGGCGTCGTGAGCCGGTTCGCGGTCGACTTTCTCGCCGTGAAGGACCGCGAGGACGAGCCGTGGCGCCTCTCGGCGCTCGAGATCAACCTCCGGATGGGCGGCACGACGCACCCGTACCTCGCGCTTCAGTTCCTCACGGGCGGGCGCCTCGACCCGGAGTCGGGCCTCTTCCTCTCGCCGCGCGGCTCGCCGAAGTTCTACCGCGCGACGGACAACCTCCAGTCCGAGGCGTACCGCGGACTCCTGCCGGAGGACCTCATCGAGATCGTCACGATCAACGCGCTCCACTACAGCCACAATTCCGAGTCGGGCGTGCTCTTCCACCTCATCGGCGCCCTGTCGCAGTACGGCAAGCTCGGGATGACGGCGATCGGGAACAGCCGCGACGAGGTCGAGGCGCTTTACGACAAGACGCTCCGCATCCTCGACCGCGAGACCGCGATCGGCCGCTGA
- a CDS encoding type II secretion system protein GspG: protein MRTRRTGARGFTLIELLIVVAIIGIIVAISIVNMINAIQRGKQKRSMADIKSVSTALEAYMTDFNYYPAAAGYSLPTGLSLPTATLGTAAGVLAPTYIRVTPLSDGWNSWYLYGASASRGDYLVRSGGADGVPQTSPAYGPTSDFNADIILVDGAFVQFPEGAQR from the coding sequence TTGAGGACACGGCGGACCGGCGCGCGGGGCTTCACGCTGATCGAGCTCCTGATCGTCGTCGCGATCATCGGGATCATCGTCGCGATCTCCATCGTCAACATGATCAACGCGATCCAGCGCGGAAAGCAGAAGCGCTCGATGGCGGACATCAAGAGCGTCTCGACGGCTCTCGAGGCCTACATGACGGACTTCAACTACTACCCGGCCGCCGCGGGCTATTCGCTGCCCACGGGCCTTTCCCTTCCCACGGCCACGCTCGGGACGGCGGCCGGAGTCCTCGCCCCCACGTACATCCGGGTGACGCCGCTCTCCGACGGCTGGAACTCCTGGTACCTCTACGGCGCGAGCGCCTCGCGCGGCGATTACCTGGTCCGCTCGGGCGGCGCCGACGGCGTCCCGCAGACGTCTCCCGCCTATGGCCCGACCTCGGATTTCAACGCCGACATCATCCTGGTGGACGGCGCCTTCGTGCAGTTCCCGGAGGGCGCCCAGCGCTGA
- a CDS encoding prepilin-type N-terminal cleavage/methylation domain-containing protein — translation MKRNQKGFTLIELLIVVAIIGIIVAIAIPNLLNAIQRAKQKRTMGDMRSAGTAAEAYAVDFNHYPAAAGYSLPTGITFGSMTFNTGGVGTSFSGQVTPTYIRVLPMTDGWQSYFFYATTGQLYGIASGGKNGATESAIGGETTDFNNDIIFVNGQFVQYPAGAQR, via the coding sequence ATGAAAAGGAACCAGAAGGGTTTCACGCTTATCGAGCTTCTGATCGTCGTCGCGATCATCGGCATCATCGTCGCGATCGCCATTCCGAACCTGCTCAACGCCATTCAGCGCGCCAAGCAGAAGAGGACGATGGGTGACATGCGCTCGGCCGGCACGGCCGCCGAGGCGTACGCCGTCGACTTCAACCACTACCCGGCGGCCGCGGGCTACTCGCTCCCGACCGGCATCACGTTCGGGTCGATGACGTTCAACACGGGCGGCGTCGGGACGAGCTTCAGCGGGCAGGTCACGCCCACGTACATCCGCGTTCTCCCGATGACGGACGGCTGGCAGTCGTACTTCTTCTACGCCACCACCGGCCAGCTCTACGGGATCGCGTCGGGCGGCAAGAACGGCGCAACCGAGTCCGCCATCGGCGGCGAGACGACGGACTTCAACAACGACATCATCTTCGTGAACGGTCAGTTCGTTCAGTACCCCGCGGGCGCGCAGCGGTAA